One Streptomyces sp. NBC_01217 genomic region harbors:
- a CDS encoding ABC transporter permease, with protein sequence MTQPVSSAQQGGPDKGAAPAPAAGPRKKEGPARTLGLRADVRNLSLLGVLAVLIAVGGFTEPDAFLDTGNVQLILTQSSVIGVVTVGMTFVITSGGIDLSVGAMVALASVWATTLATQEYGFAGILFTAVIVGLGAGLVNGLLIAYGRMVPFIATLAMLASARGLALQITDGKTQIVTVKSVLDLGLPDAYVLGIPPLVMMFAAVTVIGWLVLNRTTFGRRTVAVGGNAEAARLAGIDVRRQRLYLYLLSGLCCGIAAFMLIILSGSGQNTNGDLYELDAIAAAIIGGTLLSGGRGTIVGSVLGVLVFTTITNIFALNNLQSDVQQIAKGAIIVAAVLVQRRTSAHGET encoded by the coding sequence ATGACGCAGCCCGTCTCCTCGGCGCAGCAGGGCGGGCCGGACAAGGGAGCCGCCCCCGCCCCGGCCGCCGGACCCCGTAAGAAGGAAGGACCCGCGCGCACCCTCGGCCTGCGGGCGGACGTCCGTAACCTCTCGCTCCTCGGCGTTCTCGCCGTACTGATCGCCGTCGGCGGATTCACCGAGCCCGACGCCTTCCTGGACACCGGGAACGTCCAGCTGATCCTGACCCAGTCGTCCGTCATCGGTGTCGTCACCGTCGGGATGACCTTCGTCATCACCAGCGGCGGCATCGACCTGTCGGTCGGTGCGATGGTCGCGCTCGCCTCCGTCTGGGCGACCACGCTCGCCACCCAGGAGTACGGCTTCGCGGGCATTCTGTTCACCGCCGTGATCGTCGGACTCGGTGCCGGGCTGGTGAACGGGCTGCTCATCGCGTACGGGCGGATGGTGCCGTTCATCGCGACGCTGGCCATGCTCGCCTCGGCCCGTGGGCTCGCCCTGCAGATCACCGACGGCAAGACCCAGATCGTCACCGTCAAGTCGGTCCTCGATCTGGGGCTGCCCGACGCCTACGTCCTCGGCATCCCGCCGCTGGTCATGATGTTCGCCGCGGTGACCGTCATCGGCTGGCTGGTGCTGAACCGTACGACCTTCGGCCGGCGTACGGTCGCGGTCGGCGGCAACGCGGAAGCGGCCAGGCTGGCGGGCATCGACGTACGACGGCAGCGGCTCTACCTCTATCTGCTCTCCGGGCTGTGCTGCGGCATCGCCGCCTTCATGCTGATCATCCTGTCCGGTTCTGGACAGAACACCAACGGCGATCTGTACGAGCTCGACGCCATCGCCGCCGCGATCATCGGCGGCACCCTGCTCAGCGGCGGACGCGGCACCATCGTCGGCTCCGTACTCGGCGTCCTCGTCTTCACCACCATCACCAACATCTTCGCGCTCAACAATCTGCAGAGCGATGTCCAGCAGATCGCCAAGGGCGCGATCATCGTCGCCGCCGTCCTGGTCCAGCGCCGCACATCGGCGCACGGGGAGACCTGA
- a CDS encoding sugar ABC transporter ATP-binding protein, protein MAPEPPLLTMSGITKSFPGVRALAGVDLEVQAGEVHCLLGQNGAGKSTLIKVLAGAHQPDEGEITWRGEPAALKSPIAAMRLGIATIYQELDLVEGLSVAENVFLGHEPTTARFVVRTREGRTASAALLKRLGHPEIDPARAVGELSAAQQQIVSMARALSHDVRLIVMDEPSAALDPDEVDNLFRIVAALTADGVAVVYISHRLEEIRRIGDRVTVLKDGRAVAVGLPAKSTPTRDIVAMMTGRNVEYVFPPRTADSAVTAGAEPVLKVEGLARKGEFDPVDLELRPGEIVGLAGLVGSGRSEILETVYGARRPSAGRVTVAGRQLRPGSVRAAVAAGIGLAPEERKAQALLMLESVTRNVSVSTMSRFSRAGWMDRGAERRAARAATRELSLRPDNPDAPVRTLSGGNQQKAVLARWLLRGCRVLLLDEPTRGVDVGARAELYAVIRRLADEGLAVLLVSSEVPEVLGLADRVLVLREGRVVHTADARELDEHRVLDLVMEGSPTS, encoded by the coding sequence ATGGCACCAGAACCACCCCTGCTCACCATGTCCGGCATCACCAAATCGTTCCCCGGAGTGCGCGCCCTCGCCGGCGTGGACCTGGAGGTCCAGGCCGGCGAAGTCCACTGTCTCCTCGGGCAGAACGGCGCCGGCAAATCCACCCTCATCAAGGTGCTCGCCGGGGCCCACCAGCCCGACGAAGGCGAGATCACCTGGCGCGGCGAACCAGCCGCGCTAAAGTCGCCGATCGCGGCGATGCGCCTCGGCATCGCCACGATCTACCAGGAACTCGACCTGGTGGAGGGACTGTCGGTCGCCGAGAACGTCTTCCTCGGCCATGAACCCACCACCGCCCGCTTCGTCGTCCGCACCCGCGAGGGCCGCACGGCCTCCGCCGCACTGCTGAAGCGCCTCGGCCACCCGGAGATCGACCCGGCGAGGGCGGTCGGTGAACTCTCCGCCGCCCAGCAGCAGATCGTCTCCATGGCGCGGGCGCTCTCCCACGACGTACGGCTCATCGTGATGGACGAGCCGTCCGCCGCACTCGACCCCGACGAGGTCGACAACCTCTTCCGCATCGTCGCCGCCCTCACCGCCGACGGGGTCGCCGTCGTCTACATCTCGCACCGCCTGGAGGAGATCCGCCGGATCGGCGACCGGGTGACCGTGCTCAAGGACGGCCGGGCCGTCGCCGTGGGGCTGCCCGCGAAATCCACCCCCACACGGGACATCGTCGCCATGATGACCGGCCGCAACGTCGAGTACGTCTTCCCGCCGCGCACCGCGGACAGCGCGGTGACGGCAGGGGCGGAGCCGGTGCTGAAGGTCGAAGGGCTGGCCAGGAAGGGCGAGTTCGACCCGGTCGACCTGGAGCTGCGGCCCGGCGAGATCGTCGGCCTGGCCGGACTCGTGGGCTCGGGGCGCTCCGAGATCCTGGAGACCGTCTACGGGGCCCGCAGGCCGAGCGCGGGTCGGGTCACCGTGGCCGGCAGACAGCTCAGGCCCGGCAGCGTCCGGGCGGCCGTCGCCGCCGGTATCGGCCTCGCCCCCGAGGAACGCAAGGCACAGGCCCTGCTGATGCTGGAATCCGTCACCCGCAATGTCTCCGTCTCCACGATGTCCCGGTTCTCCCGGGCGGGCTGGATGGACCGCGGGGCCGAACGCCGGGCGGCCCGCGCCGCCACCCGCGAACTCTCCCTGCGCCCCGACAACCCGGACGCCCCCGTCCGTACGCTCTCCGGCGGCAACCAGCAGAAGGCCGTCCTGGCCCGCTGGCTGTTGCGCGGCTGCCGGGTGCTGCTCCTCGACGAACCGACCCGCGGTGTCGACGTCGGCGCCCGCGCCGAGCTCTACGCCGTGATCCGCCGGCTGGCCGACGAAGGCCTCGCCGTACTGCTCGTCTCCAGCGAGGTCCCCGAAGTGCTGGGCCTCGCCGACCGGGTGCTGGTGCTCCGCGAGGGCCGCGTCGTGCACACGGCGGACGCCCGGGAGCTCGATGAGCACCGCGTACTCGATCTAGTGATGGAAGGGAGCCCGACGTCATGA
- a CDS encoding GntR family transcriptional regulator, with the protein MLSTGLPQGAVPKLERPGPLRERVYEALLELITTRALRPGQHLIESELAGHLGVSRQPVREALQRLNTEGWVDLRPAQGAFVHEPTEDEADQLLSVRTLLEAEAARLAAANSSAAGIAALEELCAKGEQAVADDDVDLAVATNAAFHAKVMELAGNVVLSELAGQVDRRVRWYYTPVARQRGTQSWIEHRSLIEAISSRDEPRATEIMRAHTEHTRKTYHQREEG; encoded by the coding sequence ATGTTGTCCACAGGACTGCCGCAAGGGGCTGTGCCGAAGTTGGAACGGCCCGGTCCGCTGCGCGAGCGTGTGTACGAGGCGCTGCTCGAACTCATCACGACACGTGCGCTCCGTCCCGGCCAGCACCTGATCGAGAGCGAACTGGCCGGACACCTCGGGGTGTCCAGGCAGCCGGTGCGCGAGGCGTTGCAGCGGCTGAACACCGAGGGCTGGGTCGATCTCCGGCCCGCCCAGGGTGCTTTCGTCCATGAGCCCACGGAGGACGAGGCGGATCAGCTGCTCTCGGTCCGCACCCTCCTGGAGGCCGAGGCCGCCCGGCTGGCCGCGGCCAATTCCTCCGCCGCGGGCATCGCCGCCCTGGAGGAGCTCTGCGCCAAGGGTGAGCAGGCCGTCGCCGACGACGACGTGGACCTGGCGGTCGCCACCAACGCGGCCTTCCATGCCAAGGTCATGGAGCTGGCGGGCAATGTCGTCCTGTCCGAACTCGCCGGCCAGGTGGACCGCCGGGTCCGCTGGTACTACACCCCGGTGGCCCGCCAGCGCGGCACCCAGTCCTGGATCGAGCACCGCTCGCTCATCGAGGCGATCTCCTCGCGCGACGAGCCGCGGGCCACGGAGATCATGCGGGCGCACACGGAACACACGCGCAAGACGTACCACCAGCGCGAAGAGGGCTGA
- a CDS encoding substrate-binding domain-containing protein translates to MPETSRRRLLFGTAAVSAGALLTACTSNEPKKSQTEPTNQPAADDKPGKPVTIGFAGPQADHGWLNAINENAKSQAAKYSEVTLEITEGSNDTAAQIGQVKTLINKKVDVLVILPADGKALTQVGLEAMKAGIPVVNLDRIFASPQAYRCWVGGDNYGMGLNAGTYIGEQLKGKSGAKVVELAGIDNLELTKQRSQGFADALENYPNIKLVARQAAEFTVESGQAKMAQLLQAQKQIDALWNHDDDQGVGALRAIQQAGRDEFLMVGGAGAKSAMDAIKADNSVLKATVLYPPTMAASAIDLARALGQGKGITGLSELEIPTSLTLYSAVVTKENVDQYLPTGFS, encoded by the coding sequence ATGCCAGAAACCAGCCGCAGACGACTTCTCTTCGGCACCGCAGCCGTCTCCGCGGGCGCTCTCCTCACCGCCTGCACCAGCAACGAACCCAAGAAGTCGCAGACCGAGCCGACCAACCAACCCGCCGCCGACGACAAGCCCGGCAAGCCCGTCACCATCGGCTTCGCGGGCCCGCAGGCCGACCACGGCTGGCTCAACGCCATCAACGAGAACGCCAAGTCGCAGGCGGCGAAGTACTCCGAGGTGACCCTGGAGATCACCGAGGGCTCCAACGACACCGCCGCCCAGATCGGCCAGGTCAAGACCCTCATCAACAAGAAGGTCGACGTCCTCGTCATCCTCCCGGCCGACGGCAAGGCGCTCACCCAGGTGGGCCTGGAGGCGATGAAGGCGGGCATCCCCGTCGTCAACCTGGACCGGATCTTCGCCTCCCCGCAGGCCTACCGCTGCTGGGTCGGCGGCGACAACTACGGCATGGGCCTCAACGCCGGTACGTACATCGGCGAACAGCTCAAGGGCAAGTCGGGCGCCAAGGTCGTCGAGCTGGCCGGCATCGACAACCTGGAGCTCACCAAGCAGCGCAGCCAGGGCTTCGCCGACGCGCTGGAGAACTACCCCAACATCAAGCTGGTGGCCCGTCAGGCCGCCGAGTTCACCGTCGAGTCGGGCCAGGCCAAGATGGCCCAGCTCCTTCAGGCGCAGAAGCAGATCGACGCCCTGTGGAACCACGACGACGACCAGGGCGTGGGCGCGCTGCGCGCCATCCAGCAGGCGGGTCGCGACGAGTTCCTGATGGTCGGCGGCGCCGGGGCCAAGTCCGCGATGGACGCCATCAAGGCCGACAACAGCGTGCTGAAGGCCACCGTTCTCTACCCGCCGACGATGGCCGCGTCCGCCATCGACCTGGCGCGCGCGCTCGGCCAGGGCAAGGGCATCACAGGCCTCTCCGAACTGGAGATCCCGACCAGCCTCACGCTCTACTCCGCCGTCGTCACCAAGGAGAACGTCGACCAGTACCTGCCGACGGGCTTCAGCTGA
- a CDS encoding Gfo/Idh/MocA family protein — translation MARREETDQEAAAPPPTHRPTTSAPTLGVGMVGYAFMGAAHSQGWRTAGHVFELPMKPALAAICGRDRAAVEAAAARHGWAAAETDWRALIARDDVQLVDICTPGDSHAEIAIAALEAGKHVLCEKPLANTVAEAEAMTEAAERAAARGQVAMVGFNYRKVPAIAYARQLIAAGRIGTLRHVRATYLQDWLVDPESPLTWRLKRERAGSGALGDLGAHIVDLAQYLAGELLVGVSAVSETFVRQRPLLSGPSAGLSGTADSGARGAVTVDDAALFTGRLASGALASFEATRMAAGRKNALRLEINGERGSLAFDLERLNELSFHDHTEPATTAGFRRILVTEPQHPYLEAWWPPGHALGYEHTFIHQARDVVRAIAEGAAPVPSFADGLQVQRVLAAVEESAEKNSVHTPVVL, via the coding sequence ATGGCCCGTAGGGAAGAGACGGATCAGGAGGCCGCAGCGCCGCCGCCGACGCACCGGCCGACGACGAGCGCGCCGACGCTCGGAGTCGGCATGGTCGGATACGCGTTCATGGGCGCCGCCCACTCGCAGGGGTGGCGCACCGCCGGACACGTCTTCGAGCTGCCGATGAAACCGGCTCTCGCCGCGATCTGCGGACGCGACCGGGCAGCGGTCGAAGCGGCGGCGGCCCGCCACGGCTGGGCGGCGGCGGAGACCGACTGGCGGGCCCTCATCGCCCGGGACGATGTGCAGCTCGTCGACATCTGCACCCCCGGCGACAGCCATGCCGAGATCGCCATCGCCGCCCTGGAGGCGGGCAAGCACGTGCTGTGCGAGAAGCCGCTCGCCAACACGGTCGCCGAGGCCGAGGCCATGACCGAGGCCGCGGAGCGGGCGGCGGCCCGCGGCCAGGTCGCGATGGTGGGCTTCAACTACCGCAAGGTGCCCGCGATCGCCTACGCCCGGCAGCTGATCGCCGCCGGGCGGATCGGCACCCTGCGGCACGTCCGCGCCACCTACCTCCAGGACTGGCTCGTCGACCCCGAATCACCGCTCACCTGGCGGCTGAAGCGGGAACGCGCCGGGTCGGGAGCGCTCGGCGACCTAGGGGCGCACATCGTCGACCTGGCCCAGTACCTGGCGGGGGAACTGCTGGTCGGGGTGTCGGCGGTCAGCGAGACGTTCGTGAGGCAGCGGCCACTGCTCTCCGGACCGTCGGCCGGGCTCTCCGGCACCGCGGACTCGGGCGCGCGAGGAGCGGTGACCGTCGACGACGCGGCCCTGTTCACCGGCCGGCTCGCGTCCGGGGCGCTGGCCTCGTTCGAGGCGACCCGGATGGCGGCCGGACGGAAGAACGCGCTGCGCCTGGAGATCAACGGGGAGCGCGGCTCGCTCGCCTTCGATCTGGAACGGCTCAACGAGCTGTCCTTCCACGACCACACCGAACCCGCCACCACGGCAGGGTTCCGGCGCATCCTCGTCACCGAACCCCAGCACCCCTACCTGGAGGCGTGGTGGCCGCCGGGCCACGCCCTCGGCTACGAGCACACCTTCATCCACCAGGCCCGTGACGTGGTGCGGGCGATCGCCGAAGGGGCCGCCCCCGTACCGTCGTTCGCCGACGGGCTGCAGGTGCAGCGGGTGCTCGCAGCGGTGGAGGAGAGCGCCGAGAAGAACTCCGTACACACCCCCGTAGTTCTCTAG
- a CDS encoding sugar phosphate isomerase/epimerase family protein: protein MPRPFTLFTGQWADLPLEEVCRHARDFGYDGLELACWGDHFEVDKALSDPGYLDGRRQLLDKYGLKCWAISNHLVGQAVCDNPIDERHQGILPARIWGDGEPEGVRRRAAEEIKNTARAAAAFGVRTVIGFTGSSIWHLVAMFPPVPPHMIERGYEDFAERWNPILDVFDAEGVRFAHEVHPSEIAYDYWTTHRALEAVGHRAAFGLNFDPSHFVWQDLDPVNFLYDFRDRIYHVDCKEARKRLDGRNGRLGSHLPWGDPRRGWDFVSGGHGDVPWEDVFRMLRSIAYEGPISVEWEDAGMDRLAGAPEALATLKRYDFEPPSASFDAAFGGGD, encoded by the coding sequence ATGCCCCGTCCCTTCACACTCTTCACCGGCCAGTGGGCCGACCTGCCGCTGGAGGAGGTCTGCCGGCACGCCCGGGACTTCGGCTACGACGGACTCGAACTCGCCTGCTGGGGCGACCACTTCGAGGTCGACAAGGCGCTGAGCGACCCCGGCTATCTGGACGGGCGGCGGCAGCTGCTCGACAAGTACGGACTGAAGTGCTGGGCGATCTCCAACCACCTCGTCGGCCAGGCCGTCTGCGACAACCCGATCGACGAACGCCACCAGGGAATTCTGCCCGCGCGGATCTGGGGCGACGGCGAACCCGAAGGCGTACGCCGCCGGGCCGCCGAGGAGATCAAGAACACCGCCCGTGCGGCCGCCGCCTTCGGGGTGCGTACCGTCATCGGCTTCACCGGCTCCTCGATCTGGCACCTGGTCGCGATGTTCCCGCCGGTCCCGCCGCACATGATCGAGCGGGGGTACGAGGACTTCGCCGAGCGCTGGAACCCGATCCTGGACGTCTTCGACGCGGAGGGCGTGCGCTTCGCCCACGAGGTGCACCCCAGCGAGATCGCGTACGACTACTGGACCACGCACCGCGCCCTGGAGGCCGTGGGCCACCGGGCCGCGTTCGGGCTGAACTTCGACCCCAGCCACTTCGTCTGGCAGGACCTCGACCCGGTCAACTTCCTGTACGACTTCCGGGACCGGATCTACCACGTCGACTGCAAGGAGGCGCGCAAACGCCTCGACGGACGCAACGGCCGGCTCGGCTCGCACCTCCCGTGGGGCGACCCCCGGCGCGGCTGGGACTTCGTCTCCGGCGGGCACGGTGATGTGCCGTGGGAGGACGTCTTCCGGATGCTCCGCTCCATCGCGTACGAGGGGCCGATCTCCGTCGAGTGGGAGGACGCGGGGATGGACCGGCTGGCGGGCGCGCCGGAAGCGCTTGCCACGCTGAAGCGGTACGACTTCGAGCCGCCGTCCGCCTCGTTCGACGCGGCGTTCGGGGGTGGGGACTGA
- a CDS encoding ROK family transcriptional regulator, with amino-acid sequence MTARPANAHQARLLRLLRDGGPNSRAQLGDQVDLSRSKLAVEVDRLLETGLVVADGLAASRGGRRSHNIRLAPQLRFLGVDIGATSVDVAVTNAELEVLGHLNHPMDVREGPVAVFEQVLSMAAKLRASGLAEGFDGAGIGVPGPVRFPEGVPVAPPIMPGWDGFPVREALSQELGCPVMVDNDVNLMAMGEQHAGVARSVGDFLCIKIGTGIGCGIVVGGGVYRGTTGSAGDIGHIQVEPEGRACACGNRGCLEAHFSGAALARDAEGAARAGQSGELAARLEAAGRLTAADVAAAAAAGDATSLDLIREGGNRVGQVIAGLVSFFNPGLVVIGGGVTGLGHTLLASVRTQVYRQSLPLATGNLPIVLGELGPTAGVIGAARLISDHLFSPA; translated from the coding sequence ATGACGGCACGACCCGCGAATGCGCATCAGGCGCGACTGCTCCGGCTGTTGCGCGACGGCGGGCCCAACTCACGGGCACAGCTGGGGGATCAGGTCGATCTCTCCCGTTCCAAGCTCGCCGTCGAGGTCGACAGACTGCTGGAGACCGGACTCGTCGTGGCCGACGGACTCGCCGCATCCCGCGGTGGACGTCGCTCGCACAACATCCGGCTCGCCCCGCAACTGCGCTTCCTCGGCGTCGACATCGGTGCCACATCCGTCGATGTGGCCGTCACCAACGCCGAGTTGGAGGTCCTGGGCCACCTCAACCACCCCATGGACGTACGCGAAGGGCCCGTCGCCGTCTTCGAGCAGGTGCTGTCCATGGCGGCCAAGCTCCGGGCCTCCGGGCTCGCCGAAGGATTCGACGGCGCGGGCATCGGCGTTCCCGGTCCGGTCCGCTTCCCCGAAGGCGTACCGGTCGCACCGCCGATCATGCCCGGCTGGGACGGCTTCCCGGTCCGCGAGGCGCTCAGCCAGGAACTGGGCTGCCCCGTCATGGTCGACAACGATGTGAACCTGATGGCGATGGGGGAGCAGCACGCGGGCGTCGCACGCTCCGTGGGCGACTTCCTCTGCATCAAGATCGGTACGGGCATCGGCTGCGGCATCGTCGTCGGCGGCGGCGTCTACCGCGGTACGACGGGCAGCGCGGGCGACATCGGGCACATCCAGGTCGAGCCCGAAGGGCGTGCCTGCGCCTGCGGCAACCGGGGCTGCCTGGAAGCACACTTCAGCGGCGCGGCGCTCGCCCGCGACGCCGAGGGCGCGGCACGCGCCGGACAGTCGGGCGAACTCGCCGCCCGGCTGGAGGCGGCCGGAAGGCTCACCGCCGCCGATGTGGCCGCCGCCGCGGCCGCCGGTGACGCCACCTCGCTCGACCTGATCCGCGAAGGCGGCAACCGGGTCGGCCAGGTCATCGCGGGACTCGTCAGCTTCTTCAACCCCGGACTGGTGGTGATCGGCGGCGGTGTGACCGGCCTCGGCCACACGCTCCTCGCCAGCGTCCGGACCCAGGTCTACCGGCAGTCACTGCCGCTGGCCACCGGCAATCTCCCCATCGTTCTCGGTGAGCTGGGACCGACCGCCGGAGTCATCGGCGCCGCCCGGCTCATCAGCGACCACCTGTTCTCACCGGCCTGA